In Ferribacterium limneticum, a genomic segment contains:
- a CDS encoding M48 family metalloprotease: MNHADLASCLQSNRITRRQVLWMLGASALSGCATSPVGGGSILVGMSEDEEKAVDQKVAPQQFSQDLGAVQDEAINQYLSDVGRRLDAKVHRPQMPYSYRVLNANYVNAYTFPGGAMGVTRGILVDLDDEAELAALLGHELGHVNARHAAQRQGQAMVTQAAMTGVNIIGTAAGFGGLTDLGTQLGASVLLSSYSRDNEREADALGQEYMVRAGYPASGMVGLQQLLVEQQKESPGMLQTMFSTHPMSSERRDSAKQLAESKYATSNKRDAGRERFMDNTASLRRIKPTIDACQKGEVAMAAKEYGKAEERFRTALKATPHDYAANVLMAKCLSEQDKDAQALEYAQTATRVYPQEAQAHKLVGVLALGQKDPGMAFEHLDRYDRQLPGDAGVTFLKGISLEGMGKRPEAAKQYAAYLQRTQQGKAAEYSISRLKSWGYLK; encoded by the coding sequence ATGAACCATGCGGATCTCGCTTCCTGCCTACAGTCCAACCGCATTACCCGTCGCCAGGTGCTCTGGATGCTCGGCGCCAGCGCCCTGTCGGGCTGTGCCACCTCGCCGGTCGGGGGCGGTTCCATCCTGGTCGGGATGAGCGAAGACGAGGAAAAGGCCGTAGATCAGAAGGTGGCGCCGCAACAGTTCTCGCAGGATCTGGGGGCGGTGCAGGATGAGGCCATCAACCAGTACCTGAGCGATGTTGGCCGGCGTCTGGATGCCAAGGTGCATCGGCCGCAGATGCCGTATTCCTACCGCGTACTCAATGCCAACTACGTCAATGCCTACACCTTCCCCGGCGGGGCGATGGGCGTGACGCGCGGCATCCTGGTCGATCTCGACGACGAAGCCGAACTGGCGGCGCTGCTCGGCCATGAGCTCGGTCACGTCAATGCCCGTCACGCCGCGCAGCGGCAGGGCCAGGCGATGGTGACGCAGGCGGCGATGACTGGCGTGAACATCATCGGTACCGCTGCCGGGTTCGGCGGCCTGACCGACCTGGGCACCCAGCTCGGGGCCAGCGTGCTGCTCTCCAGCTATTCACGCGACAACGAGCGCGAGGCCGACGCGCTGGGGCAGGAATACATGGTCCGGGCCGGCTATCCGGCCAGCGGCATGGTCGGCCTGCAGCAATTGCTGGTCGAACAGCAGAAGGAATCGCCGGGGATGTTGCAGACGATGTTCTCAACCCACCCGATGAGCAGTGAACGGCGTGACTCGGCGAAGCAGCTGGCTGAGAGCAAGTACGCGACGAGCAACAAGCGCGACGCCGGGCGTGAGCGTTTCATGGACAACACGGCCTCACTGCGCCGTATCAAGCCGACCATCGACGCCTGCCAGAAAGGCGAAGTGGCGATGGCGGCCAAGGAGTACGGCAAGGCCGAGGAGCGTTTCCGCACGGCCTTGAAGGCCACGCCACACGATTACGCAGCCAATGTGCTGATGGCGAAATGCCTGTCGGAACAGGACAAGGATGCCCAGGCCCTGGAATACGCCCAGACGGCGACCCGGGTTTATCCGCAGGAAGCCCAGGCCCACAAGCTGGTCGGTGTGCTGGCGCTCGGTCAGAAGGATCCTGGCATGGCTTTCGAGCATCTCGATCGCTATGACCGGCAGTTGCCCGGCGATGCCGGCGTGACCTTCCTGAAAGGGATTTCGCTGGAAGGCATGGGCAAGCGGCCGGAAGCTGCCAAACAGTATGCCGCCTATCTGCAACGCACGCAGCAGGGCAAGGCCGCGGAGTATTCGATTAGCCGCTTGAAGAGCTGGGGCTATCTGAAATGA
- a CDS encoding PP2C family protein-serine/threonine phosphatase: protein MPHSNATPSTENLPDDSGRLTTLLNASGLMSSWRKLSYCWRDPDAPADVAAVHRFRQFRALLQQMPVSAFDCMVCSLIYAWIFWADATPGLLIGWCAAVWASSGAGLIIWQRNKAETNHQACARAVRLLTASVAISGLLFAVMLAYLFGRTNITGQILVTAFFATAIPHGAFHTARWPWAGALWGAAMCVGGTVTMLLLYGMTYVYLAILLSLYGISVVASVLITSRLFVKSLIAESEVERQKQVIGLLLNDFEDDASDWLWETDEQGRLRHISTRLADTLGMPVAALHTQPLSIALLGRKGSADAEGRQAFTQLEDALGSATPFRDIVVPIELAGEIGWWSLSGKPLTDAAGTITGWRGVGSDITAERRRQKAERDLLATREAAARLAGELDTARRIQMGLLPDLATSFAGETRFSIAAILEPAREVGGDYYECFRLDERRICFAVADVSGKGVPASLFMAMTKALAASMARLSKDLGAAVREVANELDRNNPEMLFVTAFIAVLDIVSGELCFVSAGHDAPVLLRHGALSRIDLGEALGPPMCGVPDYPFRAVTRQLEPGDTLCLFTDGVTEATDGQSFFGTERLLQSLAAQSAQTPVATCAEALRISVRSFEATQLPVDDLTILVLRWHGGSSR from the coding sequence GTGCCCCACTCAAACGCCACGCCGTCAACGGAAAACCTGCCCGACGACTCGGGACGCCTAACTACCCTGCTCAACGCCAGCGGCCTGATGTCGAGCTGGCGCAAACTGTCCTACTGCTGGCGAGACCCCGATGCACCGGCCGATGTCGCCGCCGTCCATCGTTTCCGGCAGTTCCGCGCCTTGCTCCAGCAAATGCCGGTCAGCGCCTTCGACTGCATGGTCTGCTCGCTCATCTACGCCTGGATTTTCTGGGCGGACGCCACGCCCGGCCTGCTTATCGGCTGGTGCGCCGCGGTCTGGGCCAGCTCCGGCGCCGGCCTGATCATCTGGCAACGCAACAAGGCCGAAACCAACCATCAAGCCTGTGCCCGTGCCGTTCGCCTGCTGACTGCCTCGGTCGCCATCTCCGGCCTCCTCTTCGCGGTCATGCTGGCCTATCTGTTCGGCCGCACCAACATCACCGGCCAGATATTGGTCACCGCCTTTTTTGCCACGGCCATTCCCCACGGCGCTTTCCACACCGCCCGCTGGCCATGGGCTGGCGCTTTGTGGGGCGCTGCCATGTGTGTCGGCGGGACGGTCACCATGCTCCTCCTCTATGGCATGACCTATGTCTATCTCGCCATCCTCCTCTCGCTCTACGGCATTTCGGTCGTTGCCTCGGTGCTCATCACCTCCCGCCTGTTCGTCAAGAGCCTGATCGCAGAAAGCGAAGTGGAGCGGCAAAAGCAGGTCATCGGTCTGCTCCTCAACGACTTCGAGGACGATGCCAGCGACTGGTTGTGGGAAACCGACGAACAGGGCCGTTTGCGCCACATTTCGACGCGACTGGCCGACACCCTGGGCATGCCAGTTGCCGCCCTGCACACCCAGCCGCTGTCGATCGCCCTGCTCGGCCGGAAAGGGTCGGCGGACGCCGAGGGGCGGCAAGCCTTTACGCAACTTGAGGACGCCCTTGGTTCAGCCACGCCGTTTCGTGACATTGTCGTGCCCATCGAGCTGGCCGGAGAAATCGGCTGGTGGTCGCTGAGCGGCAAGCCGCTGACCGACGCGGCGGGCACGATTACCGGCTGGCGCGGAGTGGGCTCGGACATTACCGCCGAACGCCGGCGCCAGAAAGCGGAACGCGATTTGCTGGCAACCCGCGAAGCAGCAGCACGCCTGGCCGGCGAACTCGATACGGCGCGCCGTATCCAGATGGGCCTGCTCCCCGACCTGGCAACCAGCTTTGCCGGCGAAACCCGCTTTTCGATAGCGGCCATCCTCGAACCGGCCCGCGAAGTCGGCGGTGATTATTACGAATGCTTCCGGCTCGACGAACGCCGGATCTGCTTTGCGGTGGCCGATGTCTCGGGCAAGGGCGTCCCCGCCAGTCTCTTCATGGCCATGACCAAGGCATTGGCTGCGAGCATGGCGAGACTGAGCAAAGATCTCGGCGCCGCGGTGCGGGAAGTCGCCAACGAGCTGGATCGAAACAACCCGGAAATGCTGTTCGTTACTGCCTTCATCGCCGTTCTCGACATCGTCAGCGGCGAGCTGTGTTTCGTCTCGGCCGGGCACGACGCGCCGGTGCTGCTTCGCCACGGGGCACTATCACGGATCGACCTGGGCGAGGCGCTTGGGCCACCGATGTGTGGTGTCCCGGATTATCCGTTCCGGGCTGTCACCCGCCAGCTCGAGCCCGGCGACACCCTTTGCCTGTTCACCGACGGCGTCACCGAGGCAACCGACGGCCAGAGCTTTTTCGGCACCGAGCGCCTGCTCCAGTCACTCGCCGCCCAGTCGGCACAAACACCGGTGGCGACCTGTGCCGAAGCCCTGCGCATCAGTGTGCGCAGCTTCGAAGCGACGCAGTTGCCGGTCGACGACCTGACCATTCTGGTCCTCCGCTGGCATGGCGGCTCAAGCCGCTAA
- a CDS encoding Crp/Fnr family transcriptional regulator: protein MKNAEELLRTSVWGPALSAEEMARALAGTFERSFAPGAFICMKGEPVDYWMGIIDGLGKMASHWTTGKTTSLTGISTGGWFGEGSLLKSEARRYDVMAIRETRVAFMSRATFLWLLDHSIPFNRYMIAQLNERLGQFIGMIENERMLDTDARIARGLAALFNPVLYPGTNRLLQISQEELGYLAGVSRQRANQALKVLEDAGLVRSEYGGINILDLDGLRSFGD from the coding sequence TTGAAAAACGCCGAAGAACTCCTTCGCACCTCCGTCTGGGGCCCGGCACTGAGCGCCGAGGAAATGGCCAGGGCGCTGGCCGGCACCTTCGAACGCAGCTTCGCGCCGGGCGCCTTCATCTGCATGAAGGGCGAGCCAGTCGATTACTGGATGGGCATCATCGACGGCCTGGGCAAGATGGCCAGCCACTGGACGACCGGCAAGACCACTTCGCTGACCGGCATCAGCACTGGCGGCTGGTTCGGCGAAGGCTCACTGCTCAAGAGCGAAGCGCGCCGCTACGACGTCATGGCCATCCGCGAAACGCGCGTCGCCTTCATGAGCCGCGCCACCTTCCTGTGGCTGCTCGACCACAGCATCCCGTTCAACCGCTACATGATCGCCCAGCTCAACGAGCGCCTCGGCCAGTTCATCGGCATGATCGAAAACGAGCGCATGCTCGACACCGATGCCCGCATCGCGCGCGGCCTGGCCGCCCTGTTCAACCCCGTGCTCTACCCCGGTACCAACCGCCTGCTGCAGATTTCGCAGGAAGAACTCGGCTATCTGGCCGGTGTTTCAAGACAACGGGCCAATCAGGCGCTCAAGGTGCTCGAAGACGCCGGGCTGGTGCGCAGCGAGTACGGCGGCATCAACATTCTCGACCTCGACGGGCTGCGCAGCTTCGGCGACTGA
- a CDS encoding AMP-dependent synthetase/ligase, translated as MPTQANFAALDGLHTFPRLLFHHASIRPNAPAMREKYLGIWQTWTWSDVGERVRALACGLASLGFKRGDNLAIIGDNRPHLYMMMTAAQCLGGVPVPLYQDAVASEMLFVLQDAGIRFVVVEDQEQVDKMLEVSDQVGTLEHIIYDDPRGMRHYNQPFLHDIHELMEMGRIHDRNHPDFLNAEIEQGHFDDVSVMLYTSGTTGKPKGVCQTHAAFIAAAQGGVQVDKLGADGDILSYLPMAWVGDHLFSYAQALVAGFTINCPESGETVMSDLREIGPTCYFAPPRVFESLLTSVMIRMEDAGKIKQKMFHHFMAVAKRCGADILDGKSVGFGDRFQYWLGNLLIYGPLRNVLGMSRIKVAYTAGAAIGPELFRFYRSMGINLKQFYGQTETCAYVCLQPDGQIKFDSVGQPAPGVEIRIADNGEVLVKGPMLLKEYYKRPDATAESINADGYFMTGDAGFLDEDGHLKIIDRAKDVGKLSNGAMFAPNYIENKLKFFQHIKEVVCFGHDRDMVTAFVNIDVGAVGNWAERRGISYAGYTDLASKSQVLELIRECVEQINADLVHDSMVADSQIHRFLVLHKELDPDDDELTRTRKVRRNFVAEKYKVLIDALYEGKANQFIETEVKFEDGRRGKVSADLKIIDAKTFPIVKKAA; from the coding sequence ATGCCCACGCAGGCGAATTTCGCCGCGCTGGATGGTTTGCATACCTTCCCGCGGCTACTGTTTCATCACGCGAGCATCCGGCCGAATGCGCCGGCCATGCGCGAAAAATATCTCGGTATCTGGCAGACCTGGACCTGGTCCGATGTCGGCGAACGCGTCCGTGCTCTGGCCTGTGGTCTGGCCTCGCTCGGTTTCAAGCGTGGCGATAACCTGGCCATCATCGGCGACAACCGTCCGCATCTCTACATGATGATGACCGCCGCCCAGTGCCTCGGCGGCGTGCCGGTGCCGCTCTACCAGGACGCCGTGGCCAGCGAAATGCTCTTCGTGCTGCAGGATGCCGGCATTCGTTTTGTCGTTGTCGAGGATCAGGAGCAGGTCGACAAGATGCTGGAAGTCAGCGATCAGGTCGGCACGCTCGAACACATCATCTACGACGATCCGCGCGGCATGCGGCACTACAACCAGCCCTTCCTGCACGACATCCATGAATTGATGGAGATGGGGCGGATTCATGACCGCAACCATCCGGACTTCCTCAATGCCGAGATTGAACAAGGGCATTTTGACGATGTGTCGGTCATGCTCTACACCTCGGGCACCACCGGCAAGCCGAAAGGCGTCTGCCAGACGCACGCGGCCTTCATCGCCGCGGCGCAGGGCGGGGTGCAGGTCGACAAGCTGGGCGCCGATGGCGACATCCTGTCCTACCTGCCCATGGCCTGGGTTGGTGATCACCTCTTTTCCTACGCCCAGGCGTTGGTCGCTGGTTTCACCATCAATTGCCCGGAATCGGGCGAAACCGTCATGTCGGACCTGCGCGAAATTGGCCCGACTTGCTATTTCGCGCCGCCGCGCGTTTTCGAGAGTCTGCTGACGTCGGTCATGATCCGCATGGAAGACGCCGGCAAGATCAAACAGAAAATGTTCCACCACTTCATGGCCGTCGCCAAGCGCTGCGGTGCCGACATCCTCGACGGCAAGTCGGTCGGTTTCGGCGACCGCTTCCAATACTGGCTGGGCAACCTGTTGATCTACGGTCCGCTGCGCAATGTGCTCGGCATGAGCCGGATCAAGGTTGCGTATACGGCCGGTGCCGCGATCGGGCCGGAGCTGTTCCGCTTCTACCGTTCGATGGGCATCAACCTCAAGCAGTTCTACGGCCAGACCGAAACCTGCGCCTACGTTTGCCTGCAGCCGGACGGCCAGATCAAGTTCGATTCCGTCGGTCAACCGGCCCCGGGCGTCGAAATTAGGATTGCTGATAACGGCGAAGTGCTGGTCAAGGGTCCGATGCTGCTCAAGGAGTATTACAAGCGCCCGGACGCCACGGCCGAGTCGATCAATGCCGACGGCTACTTCATGACCGGCGACGCCGGTTTCCTTGACGAAGATGGCCACCTCAAGATCATCGACCGTGCCAAGGACGTCGGCAAGCTGTCGAACGGCGCGATGTTCGCCCCGAACTACATCGAGAACAAGCTCAAGTTCTTCCAGCACATCAAGGAAGTGGTGTGCTTTGGTCACGACCGCGACATGGTCACCGCCTTCGTCAATATTGATGTCGGCGCGGTGGGCAACTGGGCCGAACGGCGCGGAATTTCCTATGCCGGCTATACCGATCTGGCCAGCAAGTCGCAGGTGCTGGAACTGATCCGCGAGTGCGTCGAGCAGATCAATGCCGACCTCGTGCACGACAGTATGGTCGCCGACTCGCAGATTCATCGCTTCCTTGTCCTGCACAAGGAGCTCGATCCGGACGACGACGAGCTGACACGCACGCGCAAGGTGCGCCGCAACTTCGTTGCCGAAAAATACAAGGTGCTGATCGACGCGCTCTATGAGGGCAAGGCCAATCAGTTCATCGAAACCGAGGTCAAGTTCGAAGATGGCCGGCGCGGCAAGGTGTCAGCCGATCTCAAGATCATCGATGCCAAGACCTTCCCGATCGTGAAAAAGGCAGCCTGA
- a CDS encoding ABC transporter ATP-binding protein produces the protein MSKKIGDVILDLQNISLRFGGVKALTDISFDVRQHEIRAIIGPNGAGKSSMLNVINGVYHPQEGKIFWHGNERKRMEPHMAAQQNIARTFQNIALFKGMSVLDNIMTGRITKMKANFIEHALWFGRARKEELEHRKKVEEVIDFLEIQHIRKTPVGRLPYGLQKRVELGRALAAEPSMLLLDEPMAGMNVEEKQDMCRFILDVNDQFGTTIVLIEHDMGVVMDISDRVVVLDYGKKIGDGVPDEVKNNEDVIKAYLGAGH, from the coding sequence ATGAGCAAGAAAATAGGCGACGTCATTCTCGACCTGCAGAACATTTCCCTGCGCTTCGGTGGCGTCAAGGCGCTGACCGACATTTCCTTCGATGTCCGTCAGCACGAAATCCGCGCCATCATCGGCCCGAACGGTGCTGGCAAGAGCTCGATGCTCAACGTCATCAACGGCGTTTACCACCCGCAGGAAGGCAAGATTTTCTGGCACGGCAACGAGCGCAAGCGCATGGAGCCGCACATGGCGGCCCAGCAGAATATTGCCCGGACCTTCCAGAACATCGCTTTGTTCAAGGGCATGAGCGTGCTCGACAACATCATGACCGGGCGCATTACCAAGATGAAGGCCAACTTCATCGAGCATGCGCTTTGGTTTGGCCGGGCTCGGAAGGAAGAGCTGGAGCATCGCAAGAAGGTCGAGGAGGTGATCGACTTCCTCGAAATCCAGCACATCCGCAAGACGCCGGTCGGCCGCTTGCCCTACGGCTTGCAAAAGCGCGTTGAACTTGGCAGGGCGCTGGCCGCCGAGCCGTCGATGCTGCTCCTCGACGAGCCGATGGCGGGCATGAACGTCGAGGAAAAACAGGACATGTGCCGCTTCATCCTCGACGTCAATGACCAGTTCGGTACCACCATCGTGCTCATCGAACACGACATGGGCGTCGTCATGGACATTTCCGATCGCGTCGTCGTGCTCGATTACGGCAAGAAGATCGGCGATGGCGTGCCCGATGAAGTCAAAAATAATGAGGATGTGATCAAAGCCTATCTGGGCGCTGGTCACTAA
- a CDS encoding branched-chain amino acid ABC transporter permease encodes MNFFFEVLIGGLLSGVMYALVALGFVMIYKASGVFNFAQGAMVYLAALSVVGCMEKGAPLWLAIILAFVIMTLFGIATEKFVLRKLVNQPPIALFMATIGLAFFIEGLAPMIFGSEPRALELGIVDEPIPWVLDNWNMVISKFDLVAAGVAAVLVATLALFFQYTRIGRALRAVADDHQAALSIGIPLQNIWAIVWGVAGFVALVAGMMWGARNGVQFALTFTALKALPVLILGGFTSVPGAIVGGLIIGASEKLAEIYIPPVMQDLFGGNFGGIEGWFPYVLALLFLLVRPEGLFGEKHIDRV; translated from the coding sequence ATGAATTTTTTCTTTGAAGTCCTCATCGGCGGCCTGCTTTCCGGCGTCATGTACGCGCTGGTGGCCCTCGGTTTTGTGATGATCTACAAGGCCTCGGGCGTCTTCAACTTTGCCCAGGGCGCCATGGTTTACCTGGCCGCACTGTCGGTTGTCGGTTGCATGGAAAAGGGTGCGCCGCTGTGGTTGGCGATCATTCTGGCTTTTGTCATCATGACCCTGTTCGGCATCGCCACCGAGAAGTTCGTGCTGCGCAAGCTGGTCAATCAGCCGCCGATTGCCCTGTTCATGGCGACGATCGGCCTAGCCTTCTTCATCGAAGGGCTGGCCCCGATGATTTTCGGCAGCGAGCCGCGGGCGCTCGAGCTAGGCATCGTCGATGAGCCGATTCCTTGGGTGCTCGATAACTGGAACATGGTCATTTCGAAGTTCGACCTCGTCGCTGCCGGTGTTGCCGCGGTGCTCGTTGCTACGCTCGCCCTGTTCTTCCAATACACCCGCATCGGCCGGGCGCTGCGCGCCGTGGCGGATGACCATCAGGCGGCATTGTCGATTGGCATCCCGCTGCAGAACATCTGGGCCATCGTCTGGGGGGTGGCCGGTTTCGTCGCGCTGGTGGCCGGCATGATGTGGGGCGCCCGCAACGGTGTGCAGTTTGCGCTCACTTTCACCGCACTCAAGGCGCTGCCGGTGTTGATCCTTGGCGGCTTCACCTCGGTACCGGGGGCGATTGTTGGTGGCCTGATCATCGGCGCTTCGGAAAAGCTGGCTGAAATCTACATTCCGCCCGTCATGCAGGATCTGTTTGGCGGCAATTTTGGTGGCATCGAGGGCTGGTTCCCTTATGTGCTGGCTTTGCTCTTTTTGCTGGTGCGGCCCGAGGGGCTGTTCGGCGAAAAACACATCGACCGGGTTTAA
- a CDS encoding branched-chain amino acid ABC transporter permease, which yields MLYREAGQFKTTYAADQQIFPIRQDRIGVIALLVVAFIGVPLFASEYWFSAILIPFLIFALAALGLNVLTGYAGQLSLGSAAFMAVGAYAAYNFQLRVEGIPILVSFICAGLTAAGVGILFGLPSLRIKGFYLAVATLAAQFFIVWCLTKFPWLSNNSSSGVISTQRLIIFGHELTTPVEKYLLVLSIVVVMALAAKNMVRSATGRAWMAVRDMDVAASVIGIKLMQTKLLAFAVSSFYCGVAGALYAFCYLGSVEPDGFSLEMSFKILFMIIIGGVGSIMGSFLGAAFILLLPIFLDIALPFFAELFGLPFSSATVSHIQITVFGALIMFFLIVEPHGLARLWQIAKEKLRLWPFPH from the coding sequence ATGCTTTACCGTGAAGCCGGTCAATTCAAGACGACCTACGCCGCCGACCAACAGATCTTCCCGATTCGTCAGGACCGGATCGGGGTCATCGCGCTACTTGTCGTCGCTTTCATCGGGGTGCCGCTTTTTGCCAGCGAATACTGGTTCTCGGCCATCCTGATTCCTTTCCTGATTTTTGCCCTGGCAGCGCTCGGGCTCAATGTCCTGACCGGTTATGCCGGCCAACTCTCGCTCGGCTCGGCCGCTTTCATGGCGGTCGGTGCCTATGCCGCTTACAACTTCCAGCTGCGCGTCGAGGGCATTCCGATTCTGGTTTCCTTCATCTGCGCCGGGTTGACCGCAGCCGGGGTGGGCATCCTGTTCGGTCTGCCATCGTTGCGCATCAAGGGGTTTTACCTGGCCGTGGCGACACTGGCGGCGCAGTTTTTCATCGTCTGGTGCCTGACCAAGTTCCCGTGGCTGTCGAACAACTCGTCGTCCGGCGTGATTTCGACGCAACGTCTGATCATCTTCGGCCATGAACTGACAACGCCGGTCGAAAAGTATCTGTTGGTCCTCTCCATCGTCGTCGTCATGGCGCTGGCTGCCAAGAACATGGTCCGTTCGGCCACGGGCCGGGCCTGGATGGCGGTGCGCGACATGGACGTGGCGGCGTCGGTTATCGGCATCAAGCTCATGCAGACCAAGCTGCTCGCCTTTGCCGTGAGTTCTTTCTACTGCGGTGTGGCCGGCGCGCTGTACGCCTTCTGCTACCTCGGCTCGGTCGAGCCGGATGGCTTCTCGCTCGAAATGTCGTTCAAGATTTTGTTCATGATCATCATCGGCGGCGTCGGTTCGATCATGGGCAGTTTCCTCGGCGCCGCCTTCATCCTGCTCCTGCCGATCTTTCTCGATATCGCCCTGCCGTTCTTTGCCGAACTGTTCGGGCTGCCGTTTTCCAGCGCTACCGTTTCGCACATCCAGATCACGGTGTTCGGGGCGCTGATCATGTTCTTCCTGATCGTCGAGCCGCACGGGCTGGCCCGTTTGTGGCAGATCGCCAAGGAGAAGCTGCGCTTGTGGCCGTTCCCGCATTAG
- a CDS encoding ABC transporter substrate-binding protein produces MIKNFKPAIAAAAVSLAMLSQMAVAAEEQFFPLIDYRVGPYGSNGQAFYGGFIDYLNYVNLKEKGVNGVQMTYEECETEYNNAKGVECYERLKSKAAKSAGPLHTMSTGISYALIDKSAQDKLPLAMMGYGRTDAVDGSVFPYAFPLVTTYQMQASAIVKFLKDKNGGSLAGKKIVYLYHDSAYGKEAIVALNAEAGLNKFELVQIPVAHPGNEQGAQWLKIRQEKPDFVIFWGWGVMNQTALKAAQKVAFPRDKMIGSWWTGSEEDVIPAGEAAKGYMAATWNVAGKQVPVIADIEKVVYGAGKGNLQDTAKIGTILYNRGVSAAVLSVEAIRKGQEKYGKGKALTGEQTRWALENLNINDARLKALGATDLLPEIKTSCDNHEGSGKVKIQQWDGAKWVPVSGWIEGNKGLIHPLFQASAKQYAKEKGITPRDCSKEK; encoded by the coding sequence ATGATCAAAAATTTCAAACCCGCTATTGCCGCCGCTGCGGTGTCCCTGGCCATGCTGTCGCAGATGGCCGTGGCTGCCGAGGAGCAGTTCTTTCCGCTGATCGACTACCGCGTCGGGCCCTATGGCTCGAACGGCCAGGCTTTCTACGGTGGTTTCATCGATTACCTCAACTACGTCAATCTCAAGGAAAAGGGCGTCAATGGCGTCCAGATGACCTACGAAGAGTGCGAAACGGAATACAACAACGCCAAGGGCGTCGAGTGCTACGAGCGCCTGAAGAGCAAGGCCGCCAAGTCGGCAGGCCCGCTGCACACGATGTCGACCGGCATTTCGTACGCCCTGATCGACAAGTCAGCCCAGGACAAGCTGCCGCTGGCCATGATGGGCTACGGCCGTACCGATGCGGTGGACGGCTCGGTCTTCCCGTACGCCTTCCCGCTGGTCACCACCTACCAGATGCAGGCCTCGGCCATCGTCAAGTTCCTCAAGGACAAGAACGGCGGCAGCCTGGCCGGCAAGAAGATTGTTTATCTCTACCACGACTCGGCCTACGGCAAGGAAGCCATCGTCGCGCTGAACGCCGAAGCAGGCTTGAATAAGTTTGAACTGGTGCAGATTCCGGTCGCGCATCCGGGCAACGAGCAGGGCGCGCAGTGGCTCAAGATTCGCCAGGAAAAGCCTGATTTCGTCATTTTCTGGGGCTGGGGCGTCATGAACCAGACGGCTTTGAAGGCCGCCCAGAAGGTTGCTTTCCCGCGTGACAAGATGATCGGCTCGTGGTGGACGGGGTCGGAAGAAGACGTGATTCCGGCCGGTGAAGCCGCCAAGGGCTACATGGCCGCGACGTGGAACGTCGCTGGCAAGCAGGTGCCGGTGATCGCCGACATCGAGAAGGTGGTCTACGGCGCCGGCAAGGGCAACCTGCAGGACACCGCGAAGATCGGCACCATCCTCTATAACCGCGGCGTTTCTGCCGCCGTGCTGTCGGTCGAAGCGATCCGCAAGGGCCAGGAAAAGTACGGCAAGGGCAAGGCGCTGACCGGTGAACAGACCCGTTGGGCGCTGGAAAACCTGAACATCAACGACGCCCGCCTGAAGGCTCTCGGCGCCACCGACCTGCTGCCGGAAATCAAGACCTCCTGCGACAACCACGAAGGTTCGGGCAAGGTGAAGATCCAGCAGTGGGACGGCGCTAAGTGGGTGCCGGTGTCGGGCTGGATCGAGGGTAACAAGGGATTGATCCACCCGCTGTTCCAGGCTTCTGCCAAGCAGTACGCCAAGGAAAAGGGCATCACGCCGCGCGATTGTTCCAAGGAAAAATGA
- a CDS encoding ABC transporter ATP-binding protein — MTTHTAAAAGENYLSINNIEVIYDHVILVLKGVSLNVPKGKIVALLGANGAGKSTTLKAISNLLHAERGDVTKGSVEYKGDRIDQLTPNELVKRGVIQVMEGRHCFGHLTIEENLLTGAYTRSISRGELKDSLEKVYHYFPRLKTRRTSQAGYTSGGEQQMCAIGRALMAKPEMILLDEPSMGLAPQIVEEIFEIVKDLNSRENVSFLLAEQNTMVALRYADFGYILENGRVVMEGDAEDLRTNEDVKEFYLGLSSAGRKSFKDVKHYRRRKRWLS, encoded by the coding sequence ATGACTACACACACAGCCGCTGCGGCGGGCGAAAACTACCTGAGCATCAACAACATCGAGGTCATCTACGACCACGTGATTCTGGTGCTCAAGGGCGTGTCGCTGAATGTGCCGAAAGGCAAGATCGTCGCCTTGCTCGGGGCCAACGGTGCCGGGAAATCGACGACGCTGAAGGCGATTTCCAACCTGCTGCACGCCGAACGCGGCGATGTGACCAAGGGCTCGGTCGAATACAAGGGTGATCGCATCGATCAGCTGACGCCGAACGAGCTGGTCAAGCGCGGCGTTATCCAGGTCATGGAGGGGCGGCATTGCTTTGGCCACCTTACGATTGAGGAGAATCTGCTGACCGGAGCCTATACGCGCTCGATTTCGCGTGGGGAGTTGAAGGACAGCCTGGAGAAGGTTTACCACTATTTCCCGCGCCTCAAAACGCGGCGCACCTCGCAGGCTGGCTATACCTCGGGTGGCGAGCAGCAGATGTGCGCAATTGGCCGGGCGCTGATGGCCAAGCCGGAAATGATCCTGCTCGACGAGCCATCGATGGGGCTAGCGCCACAGATTGTTGAAGAGATTTTCGAGATTGTTAAGGATCTGAACTCGCGGGAAAACGTGAGTTTTCTGCTGGCCGAGCAGAACACCATGGTCGCGCTGAGGTATGCGGACTTCGGGTACATCCTGGAGAACGGGCGGGTGGTCATGGAGGGGGATGCGGAGGATCTGAGGACCAATGAGGACGTTAAGGAGTTCTACCTTGGTCTCTCCTCGGCCGGCCGAAAGTCCTTCAAAGACGTAAAGCACTATCGTCGCCGCAAACGCTGGCTCTCTTAG